Proteins from a genomic interval of Rhipicephalus microplus isolate Deutch F79 chromosome 6, USDA_Rmic, whole genome shotgun sequence:
- the Ccdc85 gene encoding coiled-coil domain-containing protein 85, with the protein MIRNTAKGQDGWDKPPAAAKPGPEGPQGMAAVATPRGRPSNEELLRKPPQEILRWLQKVEAENLKLMYDHGAMMQDVNRRMQVHLMEIRQLREVNERLQRDSQELRDLCCFLDDDRQKGRKLAREWQRFGRYTASVMRQEVSAYQGKLRGLDARQQDLIRDNIQLKELCLYLDQERSQTLCTNCGGVLPEGRRDDGDGSSSSTITTQDEVPSPLPCSPPPPRPSPSLPPVPSGSIPNGTANGHVRPPSIVPNGSRLPSRSQPPMRTPAIKEAIHRHRSVINEQVLRYIRNLEKRIEILEAEKGIVKNSPHEEVPHKPAQQQPSPGGPEKKFQSGIPRAPHYRKPDDTGHIVPPPTSQGTGKNTPDSTEPYVGVARPEAVVHAMKVLEVHEQLDKATDSELEFEELAEGEKALVREMCNVVWRKLEDGPA; encoded by the exons ATGATCCGGAACACAGCCAAGGGACAGGACGGTTGGGACAAGCCACCGGCAGCAGCCAAGCCCGGCCCCGAGGGCCCGCAAGGCATGGCTGCTGTGGCAACACCTAGAGGACGGCCCAGCAACGAGGAGCTGCTGCGCAAGCCGCCCCAGGAGATCCTCCGCTGGCTGCAGAAAGTCGAAGCGGAGAACCTGAAGCTCATGTACGATCATGGCGCGATGATGCAAGATGTCAACCGCCGCATGCAG GTGCACCTGATGGAGATCCGGCAGCTGCGTGAGGTGAACGAGCGGCTGCAACGCGACAGCCAGGAACTGCGCGACCTCTGCTGCTTTCTGGATGACGACCGGCAGAAAGGGCGAAAGCTGGCGCGCGAGTGGCAGCGCTTTGGCCGCTACACGGCGTCTGTCATGCGCCAGGAAGTTTCTGCCTACCAGGGGAAGCTGCGGGGCCTCGATGCACGGCAGCAGGACCTAATCCGCGACAACATCCAGCTCAAG GAACTCTGCCTCTACCTGGATCAGGAGCGGTCGCAGACGCTCTGCACGAACTGCGGCGGTGTTCTGCCCGAGGGCCGACGCGACGACGGCGATGGCAGCTCGTCTTCGACCATTACCACCCAGGACGAGGTTCCCTCCCCCTTGCCCTGTTCGCCTCCTCCGCCCCGGCCCTCGCCTTCGTTGCCTCCCGTGCCATCCGGCAGCATACCCAACGGCACGGCTAACGGCCATGTCCGACCGCCCTCCATCGTCCCAAACGGGAGCCGGCTTCCCAGCCGGAGTCAGCCACCCATGCGAACGCCTGCCATCAAAGAGGCAATCCACCGGCACAGAAGCGTCATAAATG AACAAGTTTTGCGGTATATCCGGAATTTGGAGAAGCGCATAGAGATTCTGGAAGCTGAAAAGGGCATCGTCAAAAATTCT CCCCACGAGGAAGTTCCACACAAGCCAGCTCAGCAGCAGCCGTCTCCAGGAGGGCCCGAGAAAAAATTTCAAAGTGGAATTCCACGCGCTCCTCACTACCGGAAACCCGACGACACCGGTCACATTGTGCCGCCGCCAACATCGCAAGGAACCGGCAAAAATACCCCCGACAGCACG GAACCGTATGTGGGCGTGGCAAGGCCAGAGGCAGTCGTACATGCCATGAAG GTCCTCGAGGTTCACGAGCAGCTGGACAAGGCTACGGACAGTGAACTGGAGTTCGAAGAGCTTGCCGAAGGAGAGAAGGCGCTTGTGCGCGAAATGTGCAAC GTGGTCTGGCGGAAACTCGAAGACGGGCCAGCATGA
- the LOC119167024 gene encoding protein dpy-30 homolog, with protein sequence MAEDQSNAAKTEVTDEVRAATDTVTTGATENNQASADKENIGASLPKKSKMDTDFHSLPTRQYLDQTVVPILLQALSTLAKERPPNPIEYLANYLMKNKSQFEHGSNSVNVQN encoded by the exons ATGGCGGAAG ACCAGAGCAACGCTGCCAAGACCGAGGTGACCGACGAAGTCCGCGCTGCTACGGACACCGTCACTACCGGTGCAACGGAAAACAATCAG GCGAGCGCCGACAAGGAGAACATCGGCGCCAGCTTACCCAAGAAGTCCAAAATGGACACCGACTTCCATTCCCTACCGACGAGGCAGTACTTGGACCAGACCGTCGTGCCTATTCTTCTCCAGGCGCTGTCGACGCTTGCCAAGGAGAG GCCTCCCAACCCGATCGAATACCTGGCTAACTACCTGATGAAAAACAAGTCGCAGTTCGAGCATGGAAGTAATTCCGTGAACGTCCAGAACTGA
- the LOC119167022 gene encoding uncharacterized protein LOC119167022 isoform X2 translates to MGSPLLRDGGDLLQQIGLFLSLEKVENADKFYKTVVGARLLQHLWKKLTREEEIEAYRNEALLAIAEFVKKNPRATEEQILKEVQTQIDAFVQKIQ, encoded by the exons ATGGGTTCGCCGTTACTAAGAGACGGTGGCGATTTGCTGCAGCAA ATTGGCCTGTTCTTGTCTCTGGAGAAAGTCGAAAATGCAGATAAATTCTACAAGACAGTGGTCGGCGCCAGGCTCCTCCAACACCTGTGGAAGAAGCTGACCAGAGAAGAAGAGATTGAAGCGTATAGG AATGAAGCTCTGCTTGCCATAGCAGAATTTGTCAAGAAGAACCCGCGAGCCACGGAAGAACAAATCCTCAAAGAGGTACAGACCCAGATAGATGCTTTTGTTCAGAAGATCCAGTAG
- the LOC119167022 gene encoding uncharacterized protein LOC119167022 isoform X1, with protein MGSPLLRDGGDLLQQVSADNLELLEQIGLFLSLEKVENADKFYKTVVGARLLQHLWKKLTREEEIEAYRNEALLAIAEFVKKNPRATEEQILKEVQTQIDAFVQKIQ; from the exons ATGGGTTCGCCGTTACTAAGAGACGGTGGCGATTTGCTGCAGCAAGTAAGCGCTGACAATCTTGAGTTGCTAGAACAG ATTGGCCTGTTCTTGTCTCTGGAGAAAGTCGAAAATGCAGATAAATTCTACAAGACAGTGGTCGGCGCCAGGCTCCTCCAACACCTGTGGAAGAAGCTGACCAGAGAAGAAGAGATTGAAGCGTATAGG AATGAAGCTCTGCTTGCCATAGCAGAATTTGTCAAGAAGAACCCGCGAGCCACGGAAGAACAAATCCTCAAAGAGGTACAGACCCAGATAGATGCTTTTGTTCAGAAGATCCAGTAG